The proteins below are encoded in one region of Pontibacter deserti:
- a CDS encoding alpha/beta hydrolase family protein encodes MRNPIFLLLTVLLCTPVVTAQNLKRRPFLGVQVAPLTDSVAAAKNVPSAKGAIVMAVIPNSTAASLKLQPQDVLVSINGKEVTNAQEVVATAKAFTADEKVSINLYRNGKRMQVKGKVKPMPYETDPKADVIYDEVALENNGYARAIMKKPKGKGRFPAVFFIQGFSCYSLDNMPEHDTQRRLIDGLVAKGYAVFRMEKPGMGDAKGTKPCAEIGYNEELAAFAAGLKKLKTYDFVDKDNVFLFGHSLGATTAPLIAMENKVKGIITYGSTGKPWLEYMIELGREQRPIAGIDYVQVDEDMKTSLPMLYELMVLKKTPQQLAENPKYKAYLEQNYEYDGKGHLFGRHYTYLQELHDVPVNRAWKEANAYTLSLFGEADVQAIDEDGAKIIADVVNSYYPGKAEYKLVPRTDHTFAESGTQKEYLRMQNEGTYDAFAATHFNQKLVDMLDEWMKDKLKR; translated from the coding sequence ATGAGAAATCCGATCTTTTTACTCCTGACAGTACTGCTTTGTACCCCGGTTGTAACTGCACAAAACCTGAAACGACGACCCTTTCTGGGAGTGCAGGTGGCACCGCTCACCGATTCCGTGGCTGCTGCTAAAAATGTACCTTCCGCAAAAGGGGCTATCGTGATGGCTGTTATACCTAACAGCACCGCGGCTTCGCTAAAGTTGCAACCACAGGATGTGCTTGTAAGCATTAACGGAAAAGAAGTAACCAATGCACAAGAGGTAGTGGCCACAGCTAAAGCCTTTACAGCAGATGAGAAAGTGAGTATAAACTTGTACCGCAACGGTAAAAGGATGCAGGTAAAAGGAAAGGTAAAGCCCATGCCCTACGAAACCGACCCAAAGGCTGATGTGATTTACGATGAAGTGGCACTGGAAAATAATGGTTATGCACGTGCCATCATGAAAAAGCCTAAGGGCAAAGGCAGGTTTCCGGCAGTATTTTTTATTCAAGGGTTTAGCTGCTACTCTTTAGATAATATGCCCGAACACGACACCCAGCGCCGCCTGATAGATGGTTTGGTTGCAAAAGGTTATGCCGTATTCAGGATGGAGAAACCGGGTATGGGCGATGCCAAAGGCACGAAGCCCTGCGCAGAAATTGGGTATAATGAAGAACTGGCTGCCTTTGCCGCCGGACTTAAAAAGCTGAAAACCTATGATTTTGTAGATAAAGATAACGTGTTCCTGTTCGGTCACTCGCTGGGTGCAACTACAGCTCCGCTCATAGCCATGGAGAATAAAGTAAAGGGTATTATAACGTACGGCTCTACTGGCAAACCATGGCTGGAGTACATGATAGAATTAGGTAGAGAGCAGCGCCCGATAGCAGGTATAGATTATGTACAGGTAGATGAGGATATGAAAACATCGTTGCCGATGCTGTATGAGCTGATGGTACTAAAGAAAACTCCGCAACAGCTAGCCGAAAACCCGAAGTATAAAGCCTACCTGGAGCAGAACTATGAGTATGATGGTAAAGGACACTTGTTTGGTCGCCACTATACTTACCTGCAGGAACTACACGATGTACCGGTAAACAGAGCCTGGAAAGAAGCAAATGCTTATACTTTATCTTTGTTCGGGGAGGCCGATGTGCAAGCCATAGACGAAGATGGGGCCAAAATTATTGCAGATGTTGTGAATAGCTACTACCCGGGCAAGGCAGAATATAAACTGGTGCCCCGCACCGACCATACTTTTGCAGAATCAGGTACGCAGAAAGAATACCTGCGCATGCAAAACGAAGGAACGTACGATGCCTTTGCTGCTACTCACTTTAATCAGAAACTGGTGGATATGCTGGATGAATGGATGAAAGACAAACTAAAGAGATAG
- a CDS encoding transglutaminase domain-containing protein, which produces MAQFLQASSALKFAVRFIQIIIVFPMAVLLSFYVPPYKSMDYELHFLLWLMVSAAISVVVTRFSPKLIVFTFFIIMGVFFYNSKFPGITFGDIYSDYNAALVNMTSNPHKVSYFKPVKGTYFQEERVKNAMQPTHPKLRNFAVENSTRYFHDEYYRKYGKLARYFSLFKYVRQNWKYVNDPVNMDYYSPPVESMELLAGDCDDYAILMASSVMAIGGEARVVISESHMYTEVKVGESEDIDEVSHVVRTLFPDEVNSGKIHFHETNDELWINFDYTARHPGGYFLEPELYSVITFAE; this is translated from the coding sequence ATGGCGCAGTTCTTACAAGCCTCGTCGGCACTGAAGTTTGCCGTACGGTTTATCCAGATCATCATCGTGTTTCCGATGGCGGTGTTGCTCAGTTTTTATGTGCCACCGTACAAGTCTATGGACTATGAGCTTCACTTTTTACTATGGCTAATGGTTTCGGCAGCTATTTCTGTTGTAGTTACCCGTTTCAGCCCGAAGCTTATCGTGTTCACATTCTTTATTATTATGGGCGTGTTCTTTTATAACAGTAAGTTCCCGGGCATTACATTCGGCGATATTTATTCAGATTATAATGCAGCGTTGGTAAACATGACCAGCAATCCGCATAAGGTATCTTACTTTAAGCCGGTTAAGGGTACATACTTTCAGGAAGAACGTGTTAAAAACGCTATGCAGCCAACCCACCCGAAGCTGCGCAACTTTGCCGTAGAAAATTCTACCCGTTATTTTCATGATGAATATTACCGCAAGTATGGCAAGCTGGCCCGTTATTTCTCGCTGTTTAAATATGTGCGACAGAACTGGAAATACGTGAACGACCCGGTAAATATGGATTATTACTCTCCTCCTGTTGAAAGTATGGAACTGCTGGCCGGAGACTGTGACGATTACGCTATTCTGATGGCATCATCGGTAATGGCCATTGGTGGCGAAGCGCGTGTGGTTATCTCAGAAAGCCACATGTATACGGAAGTAAAAGTAGGTGAATCGGAAGATATTGATGAGGTAAGCCATGTGGTGAGAACGTTGTTTCCGGATGAAGTGAACAGCGGCAAAATACACTTTCATGAAACCAATGATGAGCTCTGGATCAACTTTGATTATACTGCCCGCCACCCGGGTGGTTATTTCCTGGAGCCTGAACTATACAGCGTAATTACTTTTGCAGAATAA
- a CDS encoding sigma-54-dependent transcriptional regulator has protein sequence MPKILIIDDERAIRSTLKEILEFENYAVDEAEDGEKGLQLLSKSKYDVVLCDIKMPGMDGLEVLEKAMELSPDTPFIMISAHGTIDTAVEATKKGAYDFLQKPPDLNRLLVTVRNALDKATLVTETKILKKKISKTYEMVGASEALGRVKQAIEKVAPTDARVLITGPNGSGKELVARSIHEHSNRANGPLIEVNCAAIPSELIESELFGHEKGSFTSAVKQRIGKFEQANGGTLFLDEVGDMSLSAQAKVLRALQEHKITRVGGDKDIQVDVRVIAATNKNLLEEIEAKNFREDLYHRLGVILIHVPPLNERREDIPDLVTKFLNDIANDYGNKPKTIAADAMQYLQGLDWRGNVRELRNVVERLVIMSGNEITLEDAKAYARPVVA, from the coding sequence ATGCCCAAAATTCTGATTATAGATGATGAGCGGGCCATCCGTAGTACCCTGAAGGAAATTCTGGAGTTTGAGAATTACGCCGTAGACGAAGCCGAAGATGGCGAAAAGGGACTGCAGCTCCTGAGCAAAAGCAAGTATGATGTAGTGCTATGCGATATTAAAATGCCTGGCATGGATGGACTGGAAGTGCTTGAAAAGGCGATGGAGCTTTCACCAGATACACCGTTCATCATGATATCGGCACACGGAACGATAGATACTGCCGTGGAAGCCACCAAAAAAGGTGCCTATGACTTCCTGCAGAAACCACCGGATCTGAACCGTTTGCTGGTAACTGTTCGCAACGCGCTGGATAAAGCTACACTGGTAACCGAAACCAAGATACTTAAGAAGAAGATCTCCAAAACCTATGAAATGGTGGGTGCTTCGGAAGCACTTGGACGTGTGAAACAGGCCATCGAAAAAGTAGCCCCAACCGATGCCCGCGTACTTATAACCGGCCCTAATGGATCTGGTAAGGAACTGGTAGCGCGCTCTATACATGAGCATAGCAACCGCGCCAACGGCCCATTAATAGAAGTTAACTGCGCGGCTATACCTAGCGAACTGATCGAGAGTGAATTATTTGGCCACGAAAAAGGCTCGTTTACATCGGCAGTAAAGCAACGCATCGGTAAGTTTGAGCAAGCCAACGGCGGCACACTGTTTCTGGATGAAGTTGGGGATATGAGCCTTTCCGCTCAGGCCAAAGTGCTGCGTGCCCTGCAGGAACATAAGATTACCCGCGTTGGTGGCGACAAAGACATTCAGGTGGATGTGCGCGTGATTGCGGCAACCAATAAAAACCTGTTGGAGGAGATCGAAGCCAAAAATTTCCGTGAGGACTTGTACCACCGCCTGGGTGTTATACTGATACATGTGCCGCCACTTAACGAGCGACGCGAAGACATTCCGGACCTGGTAACCAAGTTCCTGAACGACATTGCCAACGATTACGGTAACAAGCCTAAAACGATTGCTGCGGATGCCATGCAGTACCTGCAAGGGCTGGATTGGCGAGGAAATGTGCGGGAATTGCGCAATGTGGTAGAGCGCCTGGTGATTATGAGCGGAAACGAAATCACCTTGGAAGATGCCAAAGCCTACGCCCGCCCGGTTGTAGCATAA